Proteins from one Deinococcus seoulensis genomic window:
- a CDS encoding phage tail protein, which produces MTAPTRKDPLVAAYFSVQFDNKVVGAFRECTGLGSESQVVEYRATDAKGRAVLIREPGTMKYNDIVLKRGITNDMDMWEWRQQVEEGNMDEARRSGTITLHNQKGEPVAAWTFERAWPSKLNGPTYDAKSNEVAIEELTITHEGYKRVPAGS; this is translated from the coding sequence ATGACCGCACCCACCCGCAAGGACCCCCTCGTTGCCGCCTACTTCAGCGTTCAGTTCGACAACAAGGTCGTCGGCGCGTTCCGCGAATGCACCGGCCTGGGCAGCGAAAGCCAGGTTGTCGAGTACCGCGCCACCGACGCCAAGGGCCGCGCCGTCCTGATCCGCGAACCCGGCACCATGAAGTACAACGACATCGTCCTCAAGCGCGGCATCACCAACGACATGGACATGTGGGAATGGCGCCAGCAGGTCGAGGAAGGCAACATGGACGAAGCCCGCCGCAGCGGCACCATCACCCTGCACAACCAGAAAGGCGAACCCGTCGCCGCCTGGACCTTCGAGCGCGCCTGGCCCAGCAAACTGAACGGCCCCACCTACGACGCCAAGAGCAACGAGGTCGCCATCGAGGAACTGACCATCACGCACGAAGGGTACAAGCGCGTCCCCGCGGGCAGCTAA
- a CDS encoding phage tail sheath family protein, protein MPEYLSPGVYVEETQSGPRPIEGVSTTTAAFVGFAPNGPANTPVFVANWQKFKEIFGTVTASGERDPFMDGAYLAQTVYAYFNNGGTRCYVVRLVPTQPDAKGARTVEAARPLQLPSRASKAVPSLSIVARDGRQSDIQIEVLAPDPVKTEQAPKGKDGKPADGGGGATPDEGTDGLFTLRVSRNDVTETFPNVSIGKKHSRSVADVINRESTLITIEEASATGPLVERAPEIGSYVLQAHSNVIEEGRELKGQDFVGSVDSRSGIESLEIAEEVSMIAVPDLMSAYQAGMIGADGVKAVQRALIDHCERNANRIALLDTPPDLTPQQAVQWRNVETNFDSSYAAMYYPWVKIEGPDGSPMMVPPSGFVAGIYARNDVERGVHKAPANEVVRGIIGPALQITKSEQDILNPIGVNCIREFPGMGVRVWGARTLSSNAQWRYVPVRRLFNYVEKSIERGTQWAVFEPNDENLWFRIRRDINSFLTSVWRDGALFGNTTREAFYVKCDAELNPDEIRDRGVLQVEIGLAPVKPAEFIVFRFSQYAGGGQ, encoded by the coding sequence ATGCCCGAATACCTGTCCCCAGGCGTCTACGTCGAAGAAACCCAGAGCGGCCCCCGCCCGATCGAGGGCGTCAGCACCACCACCGCCGCGTTCGTCGGCTTCGCACCCAACGGCCCCGCCAACACCCCGGTGTTCGTCGCCAACTGGCAGAAGTTCAAGGAGATCTTCGGGACCGTCACCGCCAGCGGCGAACGCGACCCCTTCATGGACGGCGCGTACCTCGCGCAGACCGTGTACGCGTACTTCAACAACGGCGGCACCCGCTGCTACGTCGTGCGCCTCGTGCCCACCCAGCCCGACGCCAAGGGCGCGCGCACCGTCGAGGCCGCCCGCCCGCTGCAACTGCCCAGCCGCGCCAGCAAGGCCGTACCCAGCCTCAGCATCGTCGCCCGCGACGGCCGCCAGAGCGACATCCAGATCGAAGTCCTCGCCCCGGACCCCGTCAAGACCGAACAGGCACCCAAAGGCAAGGACGGCAAACCCGCCGATGGTGGCGGCGGCGCCACCCCCGACGAGGGCACCGACGGTCTGTTCACGCTGCGCGTCTCCCGCAACGACGTGACCGAAACCTTCCCGAACGTCTCGATCGGCAAGAAGCACAGCCGCAGCGTCGCGGACGTCATCAACCGGGAAAGCACCCTGATCACCATCGAGGAAGCCAGCGCCACCGGCCCGCTCGTGGAACGCGCCCCCGAAATCGGCAGTTACGTGCTGCAGGCCCACAGCAACGTGATCGAGGAAGGCCGCGAACTCAAGGGACAGGACTTCGTGGGCAGCGTGGACAGCCGCAGCGGCATCGAGAGCCTCGAAATCGCCGAGGAAGTCAGCATGATCGCCGTGCCCGACCTGATGAGCGCCTACCAGGCCGGCATGATCGGCGCGGACGGCGTGAAGGCCGTGCAGCGCGCCCTGATCGACCACTGCGAACGCAACGCCAACCGCATCGCGCTGCTCGACACCCCCCCGGACCTGACCCCGCAGCAGGCCGTGCAGTGGCGCAACGTCGAAACGAACTTCGACTCCAGCTACGCCGCCATGTACTACCCCTGGGTCAAGATCGAAGGCCCCGACGGCAGCCCCATGATGGTCCCGCCCAGCGGCTTCGTGGCCGGCATCTACGCCCGCAACGACGTGGAACGCGGCGTACACAAGGCACCCGCCAACGAGGTCGTGCGCGGCATCATCGGGCCGGCCCTGCAGATCACCAAGAGCGAACAGGACATCCTGAACCCCATCGGCGTGAACTGCATCCGCGAGTTCCCAGGTATGGGCGTGCGCGTCTGGGGCGCCCGGACACTGTCCAGCAACGCCCAGTGGCGCTACGTGCCGGTCCGGCGCCTGTTCAACTACGTCGAGAAGAGCATCGAACGCGGCACCCAGTGGGCCGTGTTCGAACCCAACGACGAGAACCTGTGGTTCCGCATCCGCCGCGACATCAACTCCTTCCTGACCAGCGTCTGGCGTGACGGCGCCCTGTTCGGCAACACCACCCGCGAGGCCTTCTACGTGAAGTGCGACGCCGAACTGAACCCCGACGAGATCCGCGACCGTGGCGTGCTGCAGGTCGAGATCGGCCTTGCGCCCGTCAAACCCGCCGAATTCATCGTGTTCCGCTTCAGCCAGTACGCGGGCGGCGGACAGTAA
- a CDS encoding phage tail protein yields the protein MTASLSLGPLGQVNFSAGFDLRNPTRPNLPRPVAPSELTMTHATRFKTITPQQTSLHVLSNHRYQVSIDGLEHAAFSEVSGLQVETETMDFIEGGVNDRVLRLPVRSRVGNLILKRGMVSGNELLEWHLNIVQGYLDVRNITVTVYDHPTGARDSGGTYRTADPKVRMRFELLQAYPVKWSGPTFSGNGDAVAVESLELAHAGFLQLSR from the coding sequence GTGACCGCCTCCCTGAGCCTCGGGCCGCTGGGACAGGTGAACTTCAGTGCCGGGTTCGACCTCCGCAACCCCACCAGACCGAACCTGCCGCGCCCGGTCGCGCCGTCCGAACTGACCATGACGCACGCCACCCGCTTCAAGACCATCACGCCGCAGCAGACGTCGCTGCACGTCCTGAGCAACCACCGCTACCAGGTGTCCATCGACGGACTGGAACACGCCGCGTTCAGTGAGGTCAGCGGGCTTCAGGTCGAGACCGAGACCATGGACTTCATCGAGGGCGGCGTGAACGACCGCGTGCTGCGCCTGCCCGTGCGTTCAAGGGTGGGGAACCTGATCCTCAAGCGCGGCATGGTCTCCGGGAACGAACTGCTCGAATGGCACCTGAACATCGTGCAGGGCTACCTGGACGTGCGCAACATCACAGTGACCGTGTACGACCACCCCACCGGCGCCCGCGACAGCGGCGGCACCTACCGCACCGCCGACCCGAAAGTCCGGATGCGGTTCGAACTGCTGCAGGCGTACCCGGTCAAGTGGAGCGGCCCCACCTTCTCCGGAAACGGGGACGCCGTCGCCGTCGAATCGCTGGAACTCGCGCACGCCGGGTTCCTGCAACTGAGCCGCTGA